In Duganella zoogloeoides, a single genomic region encodes these proteins:
- a CDS encoding class I SAM-dependent methyltransferase, with the protein MPSPSYLSRLVRTPAVRALLVQCGAAPLTLALVYLLASLRLPWFYPVNYLTVAVIHGLVAAAITWRVGLAPWWRVIEFLFPLAVLAALALQLPSWIFLLVFVILLGWYWSTFRTQVPYYPSNPAVWDAVRQQLPPPSTSGKPLRVIDIGSGLGGFVLYLARVRPDIEVVGIELAPFPWLYSWLRARLSGSRARFIRGDYEQLDFGQFNLVFAYLSPAVMGALWRKAEAEMCPGDTLISYEFAIEGRMPELVIHTTNGSTPLYKWCF; encoded by the coding sequence TTGCCCAGCCCATCCTACCTCTCCCGACTGGTCCGCACGCCCGCCGTGCGGGCCTTGCTGGTCCAGTGCGGCGCCGCGCCGCTCACGCTGGCGCTGGTATACCTGCTGGCCTCGCTGCGCCTCCCCTGGTTTTATCCCGTTAATTATCTGACCGTCGCCGTCATCCACGGCCTGGTTGCGGCTGCCATTACCTGGCGCGTCGGACTGGCGCCGTGGTGGCGCGTGATCGAGTTCCTGTTTCCGCTGGCGGTGCTGGCAGCGCTGGCGCTGCAATTGCCGTCGTGGATCTTCCTGCTGGTGTTTGTGATCTTGCTGGGCTGGTACTGGTCCACCTTCCGTACCCAGGTGCCTTATTACCCGTCCAATCCCGCCGTGTGGGATGCGGTGCGTCAGCAGTTGCCGCCGCCATCGACCAGCGGCAAGCCGCTGCGCGTGATCGATATCGGCAGCGGTCTCGGTGGTTTTGTGTTGTACCTGGCCAGGGTGCGGCCCGATATCGAGGTGGTCGGTATCGAGCTGGCGCCGTTTCCCTGGTTGTATAGCTGGCTGCGCGCGCGGCTATCTGGCAGCCGGGCCCGGTTTATCCGGGGCGATTACGAACAACTCGATTTCGGCCAGTTCAACCTGGTGTTTGCCTACCTGTCGCCGGCCGTGATGGGGGCATTGTGGCGCAAGGCCGAGGCGGAAATGTGTCCTGGTGACACTTTAATAAGCTATGAGTTTGCAATTGAGGGCCGCATGCCCGAACTCGTCATTCACACCACAAACGGGTCAACTCCCCTCTATAAATGGTGCTTTTAA
- the flhC gene encoding flagellar transcriptional regulator FlhC translates to MTKKSVVSEAQEIQLAIELIQLGARLQLLESEVSLSRERLLKLYKELRGVSPPKGMLPFSTDWFLTWQPNIHSSLFINIHQFLVTHAGASGIQAVMKAYQLYLEQMPPAPGEEPLLSLTRAWTLVRFFSSKMLETAPCNKCQGKFVVNAMDLHGSYVCGLCHMPSRAGKTKAAQKARDAELADADALAA, encoded by the coding sequence ATGACCAAGAAAAGCGTAGTCTCCGAAGCCCAGGAAATCCAGCTGGCAATCGAACTGATCCAACTGGGCGCACGCCTGCAGTTGCTGGAATCGGAAGTGTCGCTGTCGCGCGAGCGCCTGCTCAAGCTCTATAAAGAGCTGCGCGGTGTGTCGCCACCGAAAGGCATGCTGCCGTTTTCGACCGACTGGTTCCTGACCTGGCAGCCGAACATTCATTCCTCGCTGTTCATCAATATCCACCAGTTCCTGGTCACCCACGCTGGCGCTTCCGGCATCCAGGCCGTGATGAAGGCTTACCAGCTGTACCTCGAACAAATGCCGCCGGCCCCGGGCGAAGAGCCGCTGCTGTCGCTCACCCGCGCCTGGACCCTGGTGCGCTTCTTCAGCAGCAAGATGCTGGAAACCGCGCCGTGCAATAAATGCCAGGGCAAATTCGTGGTCAACGCCATGGACCTGCACGGCAGCTACGTCTGCGGCCTGTGTCACATGCCTTCCCGCGCCGGCAAGACCAAGGCCGCGCAAAAAGCGCGCGATGCCGAGCTGGCCGACGCCGACGCCTTGGCCGCCTGA
- the flhD gene encoding flagellar transcriptional regulator FlhD translates to MTANDMMAEIRDANLSYLMLAQQMIRADKVTAIFRLGIAAEIAELIEGMSNAQILKLAGGNMMLARFRFDDSAILSMLTNYNKDRNLAQSHAAILMAGQAVEEIA, encoded by the coding sequence ATGACCGCAAACGATATGATGGCTGAGATTCGCGATGCTAACCTGAGCTACCTGATGCTCGCGCAGCAAATGATCCGCGCTGACAAAGTCACCGCGATCTTCCGTCTCGGCATCGCTGCCGAAATCGCCGAACTGATCGAAGGCATGAGCAATGCCCAGATCCTCAAACTGGCAGGCGGCAACATGATGCTGGCCCGCTTCCGCTTCGACGACAGCGCCATCCTGTCGATGCTGACCAACTATAATAAAGACCGCAACCTGGCGCAGTCGCACGCCGCCATCCTGATGGCCGGCCAGGCCGTTGAAGAAATCGCGTAA
- a CDS encoding RBBP9/YdeN family alpha/beta hydrolase, whose amino-acid sequence MAILVLAGLWNSGPAHWQSHWEQQHPDWVRVPHRDWETPDGDEWVAELDAAIARCATPPVLVAHSLACALVTRWAASGSPHEVAGAFLVAPSDTDAPSYPDCTTGFEPMQLAPLPFPTLVVASTNDPYVDIARARQFAQAWGSDFKEIGDAGHINGDAGYGAWPEGAQLLTAFCASLTPAGD is encoded by the coding sequence ATGGCGATATTGGTACTGGCCGGCCTGTGGAACTCTGGCCCCGCGCACTGGCAAAGCCACTGGGAACAACAGCACCCGGACTGGGTGCGGGTTCCCCACCGCGACTGGGAAACGCCTGATGGCGACGAATGGGTGGCCGAACTGGACGCTGCCATCGCCCGCTGCGCCACGCCGCCGGTCCTGGTCGCCCACAGCCTGGCGTGCGCCTTGGTCACGCGCTGGGCTGCATCAGGCTCGCCGCACGAGGTCGCCGGCGCCTTCCTGGTGGCCCCGTCCGACACCGACGCACCGTCCTACCCCGACTGCACCACCGGCTTCGAGCCGATGCAACTGGCGCCGCTGCCCTTCCCTACCCTGGTGGTTGCCAGCACCAACGACCCCTACGTCGATATCGCCCGCGCGCGCCAGTTTGCCCAGGCCTGGGGTAGCGACTTCAAGGAGATTGGCGACGCCGGCCACATCAACGGCGATGCCGGCTACGGCGCGTGGCCCGAAGGTGCGCAGTTGCTGACCGCGTTTTGCGCCAGCCTGACGCCGGCAGGGGACTGA
- a CDS encoding toxin-antitoxin system YwqK family antitoxin: protein MPGPRRTILQLTRETAPQEFDGKPHGASVLYSLAWDDNAVIERGNYVSGKRHGLWVRSGMHEGESKDADVDGVADGPWHYAGARYSG from the coding sequence TTGCCTGGTCCACGCCGCACCATTCTACAACTGACCAGGGAAACCGCGCCGCAAGAGTTCGACGGCAAGCCGCACGGCGCCTCCGTCCTGTACAGCCTGGCGTGGGACGACAATGCCGTGATCGAACGCGGCAACTATGTCAGCGGCAAGCGCCACGGCCTGTGGGTGCGCAGCGGCATGCATGAGGGGGAAAGCAAGGACGCTGACGTCGATGGCGTGGCCGATGGCCCCTGGCATTACGCAGGCGCCCGCTACAGCGGGTGA
- the htpG gene encoding molecular chaperone HtpG, producing MTAPEKQTLGFQAEVKQLLQLMIHSLYSNKEIFLRELISNASDASDKLRFEAINNDALYGNDHELKIKVGFDKAARTITISDNGIGMSRDETISHLGTIAKSGTKEFFGKLSGDQQKDAALIGQFGVGFYSGFIIADKITVETRRAGLDASEGVRWESGGEGDYSIEQIEKTGRGTDIILHLREGEDEFLSSWKLKSIIRKYSDHISLPIVMQKEEYDEEQKETVLKDETETVNQASALWARSKSEITPEQYDEFYKHVSHDFQSPLTHTHNRVEGRSEYTQLLYIPAKAPFDLWDRNKRGGLKLYVKRVFIMDDAEQLMPTYLRMVKGVIDSADLPLNVSREILQESRDVRVIREGSTKRVIGMLEELANSDEQEKKDKYTTFWTEFGQVLKEGIGEDAANKDRLAKLLRFASTANDNDAQTVSLEQYLARAKEGQDKIYYVTADNYVAAKNSPHLEIFRKKGVEVLLLTDRVDEWMLSFLTEFDGKELVSVAKGGLDLGALEDEAEKKEHEETQTSYQDLVGKMKEALADKAKDVRVTFRLTDSPACLVADENELSGNLLRMLKAAGQNAPESKPILEINPDHPLVQRLKAEDVASSFNDWANILFDQALLAEGGSLADPASFVKRLNELLLSAK from the coding sequence ATGACGGCACCAGAAAAACAAACCCTTGGCTTTCAAGCGGAAGTAAAACAGCTGCTGCAGCTGATGATCCACTCGCTGTACTCGAACAAGGAAATCTTCCTGCGCGAGCTGATCTCCAACGCCTCCGATGCCTCGGACAAGCTGCGCTTTGAAGCGATCAACAACGACGCCCTGTATGGCAACGACCACGAGCTGAAAATCAAGGTCGGCTTCGACAAGGCTGCGCGCACCATCACCATCTCCGACAACGGCATCGGCATGAGCCGCGACGAGACCATTTCGCACCTTGGCACCATCGCCAAGTCGGGCACCAAGGAATTCTTCGGCAAGCTGTCGGGCGACCAGCAAAAAGACGCGGCCCTGATCGGCCAGTTCGGCGTGGGCTTCTATTCCGGCTTCATCATTGCCGACAAGATCACCGTGGAAACCCGCCGTGCCGGCCTCGACGCCTCGGAAGGCGTGCGTTGGGAATCGGGCGGCGAGGGCGACTATTCGATCGAGCAGATCGAGAAAACCGGCCGCGGCACCGACATCATCCTGCACCTGCGCGAAGGCGAGGACGAGTTCCTGTCGTCGTGGAAATTGAAATCGATCATCCGCAAGTACTCGGACCACATCTCGCTGCCGATCGTGATGCAGAAGGAAGAGTACGACGAAGAGCAGAAGGAAACCGTGCTCAAGGATGAGACCGAAACCGTCAACCAGGCCAGCGCCCTGTGGGCTCGCAGCAAGTCCGAGATCACGCCGGAACAGTACGACGAGTTCTATAAACACGTGTCGCACGACTTCCAGTCGCCGCTGACCCACACCCACAACCGCGTGGAAGGCCGCAGCGAGTACACCCAGCTGCTGTACATCCCGGCCAAGGCGCCGTTCGACCTGTGGGACCGCAACAAGCGTGGCGGCCTCAAGCTGTACGTCAAACGCGTGTTCATCATGGACGACGCCGAGCAACTGATGCCGACGTACCTGCGCATGGTCAAGGGCGTGATCGACTCGGCCGACCTGCCGCTGAACGTCTCGCGTGAAATCCTGCAGGAATCGCGTGACGTGCGCGTAATCCGCGAAGGCTCGACCAAGCGCGTGATCGGCATGCTGGAAGAACTGGCCAACTCGGACGAGCAAGAGAAGAAAGACAAGTACACGACGTTCTGGACCGAGTTCGGCCAGGTGCTGAAAGAAGGTATCGGCGAGGACGCGGCCAACAAGGACCGCCTGGCCAAGCTGCTGCGCTTTGCTTCGACCGCCAACGACAACGACGCGCAGACCGTTTCGCTGGAACAGTACCTGGCGCGTGCGAAAGAAGGCCAGGACAAGATTTATTATGTCACCGCCGACAATTATGTCGCGGCCAAGAACAGCCCGCACCTGGAAATCTTCCGCAAAAAAGGCGTGGAAGTGCTGCTGCTGACCGACCGCGTCGATGAATGGATGTTGTCGTTCCTGACTGAGTTCGATGGCAAGGAACTGGTGTCGGTGGCCAAGGGCGGCCTGGACCTGGGCGCGCTGGAAGACGAAGCCGAGAAGAAAGAGCACGAAGAAACCCAGACCTCGTACCAGGACCTGGTGGGCAAGATGAAGGAAGCGCTGGCGGACAAGGCCAAGGACGTGCGCGTGACGTTCCGCCTGACCGACTCGCCAGCCTGCCTGGTGGCGGACGAAAACGAACTGTCGGGCAACCTGCTGCGCATGTTGAAAGCAGCGGGCCAGAACGCGCCGGAATCGAAGCCCATCCTGGAAATCAACCCGGACCACCCGCTGGTCCAGCGCTTGAAGGCGGAAGATGTGGCCAGCTCGTTCAACGATTGGGCCAACATCCTGTTCGACCAGGCCTTGCTGGCCGAAGGCGGCTCGTTGGCCGACCCTGCGTCGTTCGTCAAACGCTTGAATGAATTGCTGCTGAGCGCGAAGTAA
- a CDS encoding PDDEXK nuclease domain-containing protein, with amino-acid sequence MSDPGLVPGPEQEIPALLITLGELIRQARQRALRAVDTVQVQTCWELGRHIVEFEQGGSARAAYGKRLLSELAKALTAEFGKGFDASNLRYMRLFYQAFPKCDALRHELSWTHYRTLLRVDSETARAWYMNEAAVQNWSSRALERQIGTLYYERLLASQDRAAVEQEALQMTAASASPREFVRDPVLLEFLGMPGAGVLLESELEQALMSQLQAFLLELGKGFAFVARQQRISTESRDFYVDLVFYNYLLKCFVIFDLKRGELSHQDIGQMDMYVRMYDELKRGPDDNPTVGIILCSHKDASVVRYSVLHGHEQLFASKYKLILPSEDELRAELDRERAQLQLAQRHNGDS; translated from the coding sequence ATGAGTGATCCTGGTCTTGTGCCCGGGCCGGAACAAGAAATCCCGGCGCTACTAATTACGCTTGGTGAGTTAATTCGCCAGGCACGCCAGCGCGCGCTTCGTGCGGTGGATACCGTGCAGGTGCAAACCTGTTGGGAATTGGGGCGGCATATCGTTGAGTTCGAGCAGGGCGGTTCCGCCCGCGCAGCATACGGCAAGCGCTTGTTATCGGAACTGGCCAAGGCATTAACTGCCGAGTTTGGCAAGGGTTTCGATGCATCCAACCTGCGGTACATGCGCCTTTTTTATCAGGCGTTCCCAAAATGTGACGCACTGCGTCACGAATTGAGCTGGACTCACTATCGCACATTGCTACGGGTCGATAGCGAAACGGCCAGGGCCTGGTACATGAATGAAGCGGCGGTTCAGAACTGGAGTTCGCGGGCGCTAGAACGTCAGATCGGTACACTTTACTACGAACGCTTGCTAGCCAGCCAGGACCGTGCTGCCGTCGAACAGGAAGCACTGCAAATGACGGCAGCGAGCGCCAGTCCGCGGGAATTTGTACGCGATCCGGTGCTGCTGGAGTTCCTCGGTATGCCAGGAGCGGGGGTACTGCTGGAAAGTGAACTCGAACAGGCGTTAATGAGCCAGCTACAGGCTTTCCTGCTTGAACTGGGCAAGGGTTTTGCCTTCGTCGCTCGCCAGCAGCGCATCAGTACCGAGAGCCGCGACTTCTATGTCGATCTGGTGTTCTATAACTATCTGCTCAAGTGCTTCGTTATTTTCGACCTTAAGCGAGGCGAGCTCAGTCATCAGGACATCGGGCAAATGGATATGTATGTCCGCATGTACGACGAGCTTAAACGTGGACCGGACGATAACCCTACCGTCGGCATCATATTGTGTTCGCATAAGGACGCCTCGGTGGTTCGCTATTCTGTCTTGCACGGTCATGAGCAATTGTTTGCTAGTAAATATAAACTCATCTTGCCCAGCGAGGACGAGCTGCGCGCAGAACTCGACCGTGAGCGCGCCCAACTGCAACTGGCGCAACGGCACAATGGCGACAGCTAA
- a CDS encoding aminotransferase-like domain-containing protein: MTNTKNLPSMLGAAASRAAEAVAEALAAQAARVAGKAAEPVVGTAPATGPVAAAMAPPAPRPAGGAMVGLLSRDSGETLIDQIVRSVAARIDERLLRGGARMPSIRSFAATHGVSPFTVVASYDKLVAAGYLESRRGAGFFVRERLPMALNAAEPGITSAGAADAALATKPIDVVWLVRNMFRQMPHQQMPGTGVLPSDWLDGAAIANALRAVSRQNANLLLSYGVPQGFLPLRQQLQHKLAELEIAAAPEQILTTAGVTQALGLVAREFTRPGDTIFVDDPAWFLMFGSFAALGAKVIGIPRLGDGPDVARLAELAAIHKPRLYVINSVLHNPSSTSLSAAKAFQVLKLAEEHDFILVEDDIYCDLHPGSAVQPATRLAALDQLQRVIYLGGFSKTMAANLRVGFIATSPERAERLADRKMLSTLTTSDIGERVVYKVLSEGSYRKHADRVRARLDSVRAKTLRQMERVGLKIVHAAPAGMFVWADAGCDTNALAERAMAEHLLLAPGSLFSPAQLPSTFMRFNVAAMQEPAVWRFLERAVGAVK; this comes from the coding sequence ATGACCAATACAAAAAACCTGCCCTCGATGCTGGGCGCGGCCGCGTCCCGCGCAGCGGAAGCCGTGGCCGAGGCGCTGGCGGCGCAGGCTGCGCGGGTGGCGGGGAAGGCGGCGGAACCCGTGGTCGGGACGGCGCCAGCGACCGGCCCGGTCGCGGCAGCAATGGCGCCGCCGGCGCCGCGACCCGCCGGCGGCGCCATGGTTGGCCTGCTGTCGCGCGACTCGGGCGAAACCCTGATCGACCAGATCGTCCGCTCGGTCGCGGCCCGCATCGACGAGCGGCTGTTGCGCGGCGGCGCGCGCATGCCGTCGATCCGTTCGTTTGCGGCCACCCATGGCGTGTCGCCGTTCACGGTGGTGGCCAGTTACGACAAGCTGGTGGCCGCCGGCTACCTGGAATCGCGGCGCGGCGCCGGCTTTTTCGTGCGCGAGCGCTTGCCGATGGCGCTCAACGCCGCCGAGCCTGGAATCACCAGCGCCGGCGCAGCGGATGCAGCGCTGGCAACCAAGCCGATCGACGTGGTGTGGCTGGTGCGCAATATGTTCCGGCAGATGCCGCACCAGCAAATGCCCGGCACCGGCGTGCTGCCGTCCGACTGGCTCGATGGCGCGGCGATTGCCAACGCCCTGCGCGCGGTCAGCCGCCAGAATGCCAATTTATTGCTCAGCTACGGCGTGCCGCAGGGCTTTCTGCCGCTGCGCCAGCAGTTGCAGCACAAGCTGGCCGAGCTGGAAATTGCCGCCGCCCCCGAGCAAATTCTCACCACCGCTGGCGTGACCCAGGCGCTGGGCCTGGTCGCCCGCGAGTTCACCCGCCCCGGCGACACGATTTTTGTCGATGATCCGGCCTGGTTCCTGATGTTCGGTTCGTTTGCGGCGCTGGGCGCCAAGGTGATCGGCATCCCGCGCCTGGGCGACGGCCCGGACGTGGCCCGGCTGGCCGAGCTGGCGGCCATCCACAAGCCCAGGCTGTACGTCATCAACTCGGTGCTGCACAACCCCAGTTCGACGTCGCTGTCGGCCGCCAAGGCGTTCCAGGTACTGAAACTGGCGGAGGAGCACGACTTCATCCTGGTCGAGGACGATATTTATTGCGACCTGCACCCGGGCAGCGCGGTGCAGCCGGCCACGCGGCTGGCCGCCCTGGACCAGTTGCAGCGCGTGATCTACCTCGGCGGCTTCTCGAAGACCATGGCAGCCAACCTGCGCGTGGGCTTTATCGCTACCTCGCCCGAACGGGCCGAGCGGCTGGCCGACCGCAAGATGCTTTCGACGCTGACCACCAGCGACATCGGCGAGCGGGTCGTCTATAAAGTACTGTCGGAAGGTTCGTACCGCAAGCATGCCGACCGTGTGCGCGCCAGGCTCGACAGCGTGCGCGCCAAGACCCTGCGCCAGATGGAGCGGGTGGGACTCAAGATCGTCCACGCCGCACCGGCCGGCATGTTCGTGTGGGCCGACGCCGGCTGCGACACCAACGCCCTGGCCGAGCGCGCCATGGCCGAACACCTCCTGCTCGCGCCCGGCAGCCTGTTCTCGCCGGCCCAGCTGCCGTCGACCTTCATGCGGTTCAATGTGGCGGCAATGCAGGAGCCGGCCGTGTGGCGTTTTCTCGAACGGGCAGTGGGAGCGGTAAAGTAG
- a CDS encoding DMT family transporter, which produces MTTHTLAPSVPTSNDTRGMLLGLIGVAIFSLTLPFTRLAVGGTDFAPNGLSPMFVALARALGAAVLAGAWLFWQRAPLPPRSAWRPLALVALGCVIGFPWLTSVAMRTLPAVHGAVLVGILPLATAVFAALLGGEKPSRGFWIMALVGSALVAGFALRQGGGGLHAADVAIFAAVLLAAMGYAAGGRLSQTLGGQQTICWALVLSAPLLLPVVAWLCWRDAVQIAAADPAAWAGFAYTCVFSMFIGFFFWYRGMALGGVARVGQVQLVQPFLSLLGAAVFLGEALDWQTVVFAIAVIAVVGVGRKMGVKRR; this is translated from the coding sequence ATGACTACGCACACCCTCGCCCCGTCTGTCCCCACCAGCAACGATACCAGGGGTATGCTGCTGGGCCTGATTGGCGTAGCCATCTTCAGCCTGACGTTACCCTTCACCCGGTTGGCGGTCGGCGGCACCGACTTCGCGCCCAACGGCCTGTCGCCGATGTTCGTGGCGCTGGCGCGCGCGCTCGGCGCGGCGGTGCTGGCCGGCGCCTGGCTGTTCTGGCAACGGGCGCCGCTGCCGCCGCGCAGTGCGTGGCGGCCGCTGGCGCTGGTGGCACTCGGCTGCGTGATCGGCTTCCCGTGGCTGACCTCGGTCGCCATGCGCACCCTGCCCGCCGTCCACGGCGCCGTGCTGGTCGGCATCCTGCCGCTGGCCACCGCCGTGTTTGCCGCATTGCTGGGCGGCGAAAAGCCGTCGCGCGGATTCTGGATCATGGCCTTGGTCGGCTCGGCACTGGTAGCCGGTTTTGCCCTGCGCCAGGGCGGCGGCGGACTGCATGCAGCTGACGTGGCAATTTTTGCCGCCGTCCTGCTGGCGGCCATGGGTTACGCGGCCGGCGGCCGGCTGTCGCAAACCCTCGGTGGCCAGCAAACCATCTGCTGGGCGCTGGTGCTGTCGGCCCCGCTGCTGTTGCCGGTGGTGGCCTGGCTGTGCTGGCGCGACGCCGTCCAGATCGCGGCTGCCGATCCCGCCGCGTGGGCCGGGTTTGCCTATACCTGCGTATTCTCGATGTTTATCGGCTTCTTCTTCTGGTATCGCGGCATGGCGCTGGGCGGCGTGGCCCGGGTGGGCCAGGTGCAACTGGTGCAGCCGTTTTTGAGCCTGCTGGGCGCGGCCGTGTTCCTGGGGGAAGCGCTGGACTGGCAAACCGTGGTTTTCGCAATCGCCGTGATCGCTGTCGTGGGCGTCGGACGCAAAATGGGGGTAAAACGGCGTTGA
- a CDS encoding RidA family protein, with translation MSVYEKLKALDITLAAPATPAAAYVMYAQTGNLVFLSGHIAKRADGSVWTGQLGKNIDTAEGKQAARAIAIDLIGTLQAAVGGDLTRVKRIVKVMSLVNSTGDFTEQHLVTNGASELLGEVFGDAGKHARSAFGVAQIPLGACVEIELIAEVSDAA, from the coding sequence ATGTCTGTATACGAAAAACTGAAAGCGCTCGATATCACCCTGGCCGCACCTGCAACGCCGGCAGCTGCCTACGTCATGTACGCACAGACCGGCAACCTGGTGTTCCTGTCGGGTCACATCGCCAAGCGCGCCGACGGCAGCGTATGGACCGGCCAGCTGGGCAAGAATATCGATACCGCCGAAGGCAAACAGGCCGCCCGCGCCATCGCCATCGACCTGATCGGCACGCTGCAAGCGGCCGTCGGCGGCGACCTTACCCGCGTCAAGCGCATCGTCAAAGTGATGAGCCTGGTGAATTCCACCGGCGACTTTACCGAGCAGCACCTGGTCACCAACGGCGCCTCCGAGCTGCTGGGCGAAGTCTTCGGCGACGCCGGCAAGCACGCCCGCTCGGCTTTCGGCGTGGCGCAAATCCCGCTGGGCGCCTGCGTCGAAATCGAACTGATCGCCGAAGTGTCGGACGCTGCCTGA
- a CDS encoding aminotransferase-like domain-containing protein, with the protein MKIENPNPIQWRFAERADQLQASFIREILKITQQPEIISFAGGLPSPLTFPVEEMQVAYDKVLRENGKVALQYGPTDGYLPLRQWIADSLSTEGAKIIPEQVLMTSGSQQALDLLGKVLIDEGSRVLVETPSYLGALQAFSVYRPEFKSVDTDENGLVPSSLAPVAEGARLLYALPNFQNPTGRTLSVERRVELVETCARLGLPLIEDDPYGALSYKGEPLPKMVAMNPDGVIYMGSFSKVLTPGIRLGYVVAPLPLVRRLELAKQAADLHTSQLTQMVVHEVIKDGFLQQHIPKIRSLYGNQCQVMLDAMTQYFPGGVEWTRPEGGMFIWVTLPKHINAIALLDEAIAQKVAFVPGAPFYANDAATNTLRLSFVTVAPERIRSGIEILGKLIAAKI; encoded by the coding sequence ATGAAAATCGAAAACCCGAACCCGATCCAGTGGCGCTTCGCCGAACGCGCGGACCAGCTGCAAGCCTCGTTCATCCGCGAGATCCTCAAGATCACCCAGCAGCCGGAAATCATTTCGTTCGCGGGCGGCCTGCCGTCGCCGCTGACCTTCCCGGTCGAAGAGATGCAGGTTGCCTACGACAAGGTACTGCGCGAAAACGGTAAAGTGGCACTGCAATACGGCCCGACCGATGGCTACCTGCCACTGCGCCAGTGGATCGCCGACTCGCTGTCCACCGAAGGCGCGAAAATCATCCCGGAACAGGTGCTGATGACGTCCGGTTCGCAGCAGGCACTGGACCTGCTGGGCAAGGTGCTGATCGACGAAGGCAGCCGCGTGCTGGTGGAAACGCCGTCGTACCTGGGCGCGCTGCAAGCGTTCTCGGTGTACCGTCCCGAATTCAAATCGGTGGACACCGACGAAAACGGCCTGGTGCCGTCGTCGCTGGCGCCGGTCGCCGAAGGCGCGCGCCTGCTGTACGCGCTGCCCAACTTCCAGAACCCTACCGGCCGCACGCTGTCGGTCGAGCGTCGCGTGGAACTGGTGGAAACCTGCGCCCGCCTGGGCCTGCCGTTGATCGAAGATGATCCGTACGGCGCGCTCAGCTACAAGGGCGAGCCGCTGCCGAAGATGGTGGCGATGAACCCGGACGGCGTGATCTACATGGGCTCGTTCTCCAAGGTGCTGACCCCGGGCATCCGCCTCGGCTACGTGGTGGCGCCGCTGCCGCTGGTGCGCCGCCTGGAGCTTGCCAAGCAGGCCGCCGACCTGCACACCTCGCAACTGACCCAGATGGTCGTGCACGAGGTGATCAAGGACGGATTCCTGCAACAGCACATCCCGAAAATCCGCAGCCTGTACGGCAACCAGTGCCAGGTCATGCTCGACGCCATGACCCAGTACTTCCCGGGTGGCGTGGAGTGGACCAGGCCCGAGGGCGGCATGTTCATCTGGGTGACGCTGCCCAAGCATATCAATGCCATCGCCCTGCTCGATGAAGCGATCGCGCAGAAAGTGGCCTTCGTGCCGGGCGCGCCGTTCTACGCCAACGACGCCGCCACCAACACCCTGCGCCTGTCGTTCGTGACGGTGGCGCCGGAGCGCATCCGCAGCGGCATCGAAATTCTCGGCAAGCTGATCGCAGCCAAGATTTAA